A part of Ammospiza caudacuta isolate bAmmCau1 chromosome 7, bAmmCau1.pri, whole genome shotgun sequence genomic DNA contains:
- the SLC25A24 gene encoding mitochondrial adenyl nucleotide antiporter SLC25A24 isoform X2: MQYLKEHEKKMKLAFKSLDKNNDGKIEASEVVQSLKILGINISEKQAEKILQSIDADGTMTVDWNEWRDHFMFNPATDIEEIIRYWKHSTVLDIGDSLTVPDEFTEEEKKSGQWWKQLLAGGVAGAVSRTGTAPLDRLKVMMQVHGSKSNKMNIASGFKQMLKEGGVRSLWRGNGVNVVKIAPETAIKFWAYEQYKKILTRDDGKLGTVERFVSGSLAGATAQTSIYPMEVLKTRLAVGKTGQYSGMFDCAKKILKREGPKAFYKGYIPNILGIIPYAGIDLAVYELLKSTWLEHYASSSANPGVFVLLGCGTVSSTCGQLASYPLALIRTRMQAQASVEGAPQLSMVGLFQRIVATEGLRGLYRGIAPNFMKVLPAVSISYVVYEKMKQNLGIA, from the exons ATGCAGTACCTTAAAGAACATGAGAAAAAGATGAAACTGGCATTCAAGAGCCTGGACAAAAACAATGATG GAAAAATTGAAGCCTCAGAAGTTGTCCAGTCCCTCAAGATATTGGGtataaacatttcagaaaaacaggcagaaaagatCCTGCAAAG TATTGATGCCGATGGGACAATGACAGTAGACTGGAATGAGTGGAGAGATCATTTTATGTTTAATCCAGCTACAGACATTGAAGAAATAATTCGATATTGGAAACATTCCACT GTATTGGATATAGGAGATAGTTTGACTGTTCCAGATGAGTTcacagaggaagagaagaagagTGGGCAGTGGTGGAAGCAGCTGTTGGCAGGAGGAGTGGCTGGTGCTGTCTCTcgaacaggcacagcacccttAGATCGCCTCAAAGTCATGATGCAG gTTCATGGTTCAAAGTCAAACAAAATGAATATAGCCAGCGGTTTTAAGCAAATGTTGAAAGAAGGTGGTGTCCGGTCCCTTTGGAGGGGAAATGGTGTAAATGTTGTGAAAATAGCTCCTGAAACAGCTATTAAGTTCTGGGCTTATGAACAG TATAAGAAGATACTCACTAGGGATGATGGAAAGTTAGGCACTGTTGAAAGATTTGTATCTGGTTCTTTAGCTGGAGCAACAGCACAAACTTCTATTTATCCCATGGAG gtTTTAAAGACCAGATTGGCTGTGGGTAAAACAGGGCAATATTCTGGGATGTTTGACTGTGCtaagaagattttaaaaagagaaggtCCAAAGGCCTTCTATAAAGGCTATATTCCTAATATTCTGGGTATAATTCCTTATGCTGGCATTGACCTTGCTGTTTATGAG CTCTTGAAGAGTACATGGCTAGAGCACTATGCATCAAGCTCAGCAAACCCAGGagtgtttgtgctgctgggctgtggcaccGTGTCCAGCACGTGTGGCCAGTTGGCCAGTTACCCTCTGGCTCTCATCAGAACACGCATGCAGGCTCAAG CCTCAGTGGAAGGAGCTCCACAGTTAAGCATGGTTGGTCTCTTTCAAAGAATTGTTGCTACAGAGGGACTCCGAGGACTTTATAGGGGCATAGCCCCTAATTTTATGAAAGTGCTTCCAGCTGTCAGCATCAGCTATGTTGTAtatgaaaaaatgaaacagaatttgGGAATAGCATGA